One Vicinamibacterales bacterium genomic window, ATCTGCAGGACGGCGTGTGGAACGGCGAGCGGATCCTGCCGGAAGGCTACGCCAGGTTCGTGCGCACGCTCGCGCCCGCCTGGGAAGCCGACCAGCGCCCGATCTACGGCGGTCTGTTCTGGATCAACGGCGACAGCACGTTCCCCGCGCCGAAGGAAGCCTTCTATATGTCGGGTGTCGGTGGCCAGACGGTGCTGATGATCCCGTCGCACCAGCTCGCGATCGTCCGGCTGGGGCACTACAAGGGCGTGGCGCCGGGCGGCCGCGCGCTGCGCAAGGCGGTCGGCATCCTGATGGAGGCGATTCCGCCAGCGTGATAGAGCAGGGCGAAATCCGGACTATTTCTTGAGAAGGCCGCCGACCAGGTAGTCGACAAAGGCGTCGCCGATCTGATCGGACGTCGCCGGGCCTTCGGGAGCGAACCACTTCGGAATCCAGTTGATGGCGCCCATCATCGCGAACTCGATGAGCTTGGGGTCGCCGGGCTTGAACAGCCCCTCGTCGATGCCCTGCTGAATGATCGCGCGCACGCCCTGGTCGAACTGGTCGCGCTTGACGATCACGCGCTTGAAGAGCACCGGCGACAGCGCTTCCGGGTCGAGGGTGAGGGCGGTGCCGTGGAGTTCGTCGAGGATCAGGTGCACGAAGGCGAGCACCAGCTTGCGCAGCTTGGCGTCCGGGCTGGACGTTTCCGCCTGCACGTCGGCCATCAGCGTGAGCAGCAGGTCCAGCGAGTAATCGTGGCAGGCGAAGAGAATCTCTTCCTTGTTCTTGAAGTAGTAGTAGAGATTGCCCTTGGTCATTTCCAGCGCCGACGCAATTTCGTCAACGCTCGCGCCGTGATAGCCGCGCCGGCGGAACGCGGCGGCGGCGCTCTTAAGGATTTCCGTCCGGCGGTCCGACGCCGAGGCTGACTTGGCCATAGGGGACAAGCTGGTTATAGCATACATTTGAACGAGCGTTTAGGGATGTGGTAGGCCCCGCACGTGGCATCCACCGGCGGAGTCCTGAAGGTCTGCCGCGACGGGTCGATTAGCTCATTGTGGCGTCTACCGCTGTGCCAGGCGTGACCATCCGCAGAGTCGTGTTCGTCAAGGCTCGATGAGACTGGTACGCATTGAGGAACTGCGAGCCGGCGACCGGCTGGGCCGGGACATCTTCGCCCGACCTGAGGCGCTGCCGCTGCTGCGGGCGGGAATCCGGGTATCGGACGGCTATAAGCGGTCCCTCGTGCGATCGGGGATTACCGCGGTCTGGATCGATGACGGGCTGTCGGCGGGCATCGAGCCGATCGAGATGGTAGCCGAGGCCACCAAGCAGAAGGCGCGGGGAGCGATTGCCGACGCGCTTCGAGAGGCATCCGAGACGCTGGCGACCGGAGGCACGTTATCGAGAGACACCGTCCGGGACATGCGGGGGGTGGCTGAACTGATCGTCGGGGACGTGGAGCAGAATGTCCACTCGGCGCTCGCGCTCAGCGACCTCGCCAACGCCGATTCCTACACGCTCAAGCATTCGCTTGCCGTAACCACCCTCGGCCTCGTGCTGGGCTCGCGGGTGATGCGGAAGTACGGATGGACCGATGGCGATGGCCACCGGCGCTTCGACGGCATCGAGGACCGCCTGTTGGAACTCGGGGTCGGCCTACTGTTGCACGACATCGGCAAGCTGGCCGTGCCCCCGGAGATCCTCCGAAAACCAGGGCCCCTGACAGGCGAAGAGTGGACCGCAATGCGGGCTCACCCAACGCTGGGCTTCGAGATTCTCTCAAAGGCCGACGGCATCAGTCTCCTCTCGCGCGCCGTCGTGCGATCACACCACGAACGGTGGCTCGGTAACGGGTATCCCGACGGCTTGGCTGGGACCGCCATTCATTTGTTCGCCCGGATCGCGGCCGTGGCGGATGTGTTCGATGCGCTGACCTCGGATCGGCACTACCGCAAGGCCATGCCGCTGCGCGAGGCCTACGACTTCGTGGTGGACCGCGCCGATCGAGATTTCGACCGCGAGGTGGTCAGTGTCTTTCAGTCGTCGGTAGCCCCGTATCCACCCGGCACCCCGGTCCGGCTCTCCGACGGCCGTGGCGGCCTGGTCCAGGAGGTGCAATTGGGGGATGTGATATCGCCCATCATCCGCGTCGTCGTGAATGCCGCAGGTGAGCTGATACCCCCTCAGGTCGTCGACCTGTCGACGGCCGTGGACCTCACCATCGTCTCGACAGAGGTCGAGATTCCCGCCGAGGTGCCGTTACCTCACTGAACTGCCGGCGAACCAGGCGGCAGGGCCGCCGCCGCCCGCCCAGGTCGAACCGATCGAGCTTCCGTTTTTCCGATTTGAACGAGCGTTTAAGGACGTAGTAAACTGCCCTGGTGGAACACACCGTGACGGCCCCGTCTGTGACCTTTGAGACCTCTCCCGCGCAATACCAGCACTGGAAGCTGACCGTGGACGGCAATGTCGCGACGCTCGCCATGGATGTGAACGAAGACCGCGGCATGCGGCCCAACGATTACAAGCTCAAGCTCAATTCGTACGACCTCGGCGTCGACATCGAGTTGGCCGACGTGCTCCAGCGGCTGCGCTTCGAACACCCCGAGGTCCACGCGGTTGTGCTCACCAGCCTCAAGCCGCGCATCTTCTGCGCCGGCGCCAACATCTTCATGCTCGGCACCTCGAGCCACGCCTTCAAGGTGAACTTCTGCAAGTTCACCAACGAGACGCGGCTGGGCATGGAAGACATGAGCGCCCACAGCGGCATCAAGTTCATGGCCGCCGTGAACGGCATTTGCGCCGGCGGCGGCTACGAGCTGGCGCTGGCCTGCGATGAGATCCTGCTCGTGGACGACGGCAGCGCGTCGGTGGGGCTGCCGGAAACCCCGCTCCTGGGCGTGCTGCCCGGCACCGGCGGGCTGACCCGCGTCGTTGACAAGCGCAAGGTGCGGCGCGACCTCGCCGACGACTTCAGCACGCTGGTCGAAGGCGTGCGCGGCAAGCGCGCCGTGGAAGGCCGCTTTGTCGACGCGGTGTATCCCACCAGCAAGTTCCAGGAGGCCGTCGCCAGGCGCGCGAACGAGCTGGCGGCGCAATCCGACCGGCCGCAGGCGGGCCCCGGCGTCACGCTCGGCCCGCTCAACCCGTCGATCGACGGCGACACTATCCAGTACAAGTATGTGAAGGTGGTGATCGATCGCGCCAAGCGGCGGTGCGCGCTGACCATCGCCGCGCCGGACTCGCCCCAGCCCGCCACGCCGGATGAATTCCTGGCCGCCGGCGATCAGTCGTGGGCCATCCGCGCGTTCCGCGAACTGGACGACGCGCTGCTGCGGCTGCGGCTCAACGAGCCGGAGATCGGGACCGTGGTGCTGCGCGCCACGGGCGACCCGAAGGCGGTGCTCGCGGTGGACGCCTCGCTCGACGCCCACAAGTCCCACTGGCTCGTGCGCGAGATCGTCAGCCTGATTCGCCGCACGCTGAAGCGCGTGGACCTGACCTCGCGCAGCTTCTTCGCGCTGATCGAGCCGGGCAACGCGTTTGCCGGCACGCTCTTCGAGCTCGCGCTCGCCGCCGATCGCGTCTACATGCTCGACCATCCCGACGAGCCGAACTCCATCGCACTGTCGGTGATGAACGGCGGCGCCTATCCGATGAGCAACGGCATCACGCGCCTGCAGGTGCGGTTCCTTGGCGAGCCCGACTCCGTGGGCACGGCGCTCTCGCACGACGGCCCGTTCGACGCGCAGGAAGCGCTGGCGGCCGGTCTCGTGTTCTCGGCCCCCGACGACATCGACTGGGACGACGAGGTGCGCATGGCGCTCGAGGCACGGGCGGCGTTCTCGCCCGACGCGCTGACCGGCATGGAGGCCAACCTGCGCTTCGCCGGACCGGAAACGATGGAGACCAAGATCTTCGGGCGCCTCACCGCCTGGCAGAACTGGATTTTCCAGCGGCCCAACGCGGTGGGTGAGCGCGGCGCGCTGATGACCTACGGCCGCGAAGGCCGGCCGACTTTCGACTTCAAGCGGACGTAGGCCGCAGATGACGCCGAAGGCCAGGGCCGCAGATTACGCAGATTTCGCAGATTACGCAGATCTAGTCACGAGGGCGCGTCCATGATTTCCGCCGAACGCATTCCCAATAACGTCAACCTGTCCGACAACAAGCGGCTGCTGCGCGCGCTCGAGCACTGGCAGCCGGCCTACCTCGATTGGTGGCGCGACATGGGGCCGCCCGGGTTCCAGGACAGCCACCAGGTCTACCTCCGCACCGCCGTCAGCGTCGACGCCGCGGGCTGGGCGCACTTCGACTACGTCAAGCTGCCCGAATACCGCTGGGGCATCTTCCTGGCCGAGCCGACGCACGATCGCCGCATTGGCTTTGGCGACTTCAAGGGCCAGCCGGTCTGGCAGGAAGTGCCGGGCGAGTTCCGCAACCAGCTCCGCCGGCTGATCGTCATCCAGGGCGACACTGAGCCCGCGAGCGTGGAGCAGCAGCGGTCGCTCGGCGCGCACTGCCCGAGCCTCTACGACCTGCGCAACCTGTTCCAGGTGAACGTCGAGGAAGGCCGTCACCTCTGGGCGATGGTCTACCTGCTGCACTCGCACTTCGGCCGCGACGGCCGCGAGGAAGCGGAAGCGCTGCTCGAGCGCCGCAGCGGCAACGACGACACCCCGCGCATGCTCGAGGCATTCAACGAGCCGATCGACACCTGGCTCGACTTCTTCGCCTTCACGATGTTCACCGATCGCGACGGCAAGTCGCAGCTGCTGTCGCTGTCGGAAAGCTCGCTGGATCCGCTGTCGCGCACCACGCGCTTCATGCTGACCGAAGAGGCGCACCACATGTTCGTCGGCGAGACCGGCATCGCCCGCATCCTCGAGCGCACCTGCCAGTTGCTGCGCGAGTCCGGCTTCTCCGGCGACGTCCGCCGGGCCGGCGGCATCGACCTGCCGCTCATCCAGAAGTTCGTCAACTTCTGGTTCAGCCAGAGCCTCGACCTGCACGGCAGCGAAGTGTCGAGCAACGCCGCCGCCTATTTCTCGAACGGCCTCAAGGGCCGCGCCGAAGAAGACAAGTTCGACGACGACCACGTGCTGGCGGCCAACATGTACGTGCTCGACATGATGGACGACAGCGGCCGCATCATCCGCGAGGAGGTGCCGATGCGCAACGCGCTGAACGAGGTGCTGCGCGACTGGTACGTCGGCGACTGCCAGGCCGGCGTCGATCGCTGGAACAAGCGCGTGCTCGAGGCGCACGGCATGTCGGACCGCATCGTGCTGCCGTCGCGCAAGTTCCACCGCAAGGTGGGTGTCTATGCCGGCAAGCACTTCGACCCCTACGGCAACCCGCTGACCACCGAAGAGTGGGAGCGCAAGAAGTACGAGTGGCTGCCCTCGCCCGAGGACAAGCAGTTCCTCCACAGCATCCAGGCCACCCCGGTCTACAAGCCGGGCCAGTTCGCCAACTACATCGCGCCGCCGCAGCGTGGCATCAACCGGCAGCCGATCGACTTCGAGTACGTTCGGACGGAGGCCTGATCACGAACGGGCCACAGAGGCACAGAGATCCTTCTGCGAAAGGCCTGTCGGACCGAAGCATGGACGCAAACAAGATCTCGTATCGAACTTTCGACGGCATAGCCACCATCACCGAGAAGCGAAAGCCGGACTGCGATGGACGTTAAGACGGTTGCGGTTCTCGGCGCCGGGACGATGGGCCACGGCATTGCGCATGCGGCGATGGCCGCCGGCTACGCCACGGCGCTCTACGATGTCTCGCCGGCGCAGTTGGACAAGGGCAAGGCCGCGATCGACGCCGTGATCCAGAAGGGCGTCGAGTTGGGCAAGGTCACGGCTGATGAGGCGGCGTCAATGCGCGCGCGCCTCCGGTCGTGCACCGTCGTCGCTGACGCCGTGCGCGACGCCGACATCGTGATCGAGGCGGCGCCGGAGAAGATCGACCTCAAGCTGGCGCTCTTCCGCGAGGTGGAAGCGGCGGCGCCGGCCCACGCCGTGCTGGCCTCGAACACCTCGGCGCTCAGCATCACCGAGATGGCCGCGGTGCTGGCCAACCCCGGCCGCATGGGCGGCATGCACTTCTTCAACCCCGTGCATCGCATGAAGCTGATCGAAGTGGTGAAGGCGCTCGAGACCACGCCCGAGACGATCGCGGTGATGGAAGCGGTGTCGGCGAAGATGGGGAAGGAGACGGTGCTGGTCAGGGAGTCACCGGGCTTCGTCACCTCGCGCATCAACGCGATGATCGGCAACGAAGCGTTCTACATGCTGCAGGAAGGCGTGGCCAGCGCGCGCGACATCGACAAGGCGCTGAAGCTCGGGTTGAACCACCCGATGGGGCCGTTCGAACTGGTGGACCTGGTGGGGCTCGACACCCGCCTGAGCATCCTGCAGTACCTGCACCGGACGCTCGGCGAGAAGTTCCGCCCCTGCCCCCTGCTCGAGCAGCACGTCCGCGACGGACGGCTGGGCCGCAAGGCCGGCAAGGGCGTTTACGACTACTGAATGATGATCGTGCCCTTCAGGCCCGCGTTGTCGGGCAGGTTGTGGTCGTGAAACCCGCAGCTCCGGGCGGTGTTGAAGTTGCCCGAGGTCCGCTGCTGTCCCGCCGTCAGGAACCCGATCTGGTTGATCTCGACGCACTGCGTATGTTCAGGGTGCGGGTTGGACGACATGTCATGGGCGCGGCTGTCGTTGTTCACGATGGTGACGCGGCCGCCGCGCGCAATCGTCACGCTGGCCGGGCTCACGGCGCCGTTCGCGCCGATAGTGATGGTGGCCGTATCGCTCGGCGTACCGGTAGTTGGTGTGGTCGGCGTCGGGGTGGTGGCGGTCGGGGTGGTGGGGGTCGACGAACTGCCACCACCGCAAGCTGCCACTGAGGCGGCGACCAACACGGCCACGCCCACTCCGGCCCAGATCGACTGCTTCATACTGCGTGAACTCCTAGTAGAACTTCCGCGACAGATTGAATCCAATATACCAGTCATCGTGTGAACTGCCGCCCCGTGCGACGTTGGCCAGCGTCGTTCCAACCCCGTTCGAGAAGTTGATCTGGAACAGGTGTCCGCCCGCTTGCTGCTCGATGCCGAACGACACCAGGGTGGCTCCGGGATCGTGGCCGGCCACCCGTGGCGTGGCCTCCAACACCAGGTACGTCGACTTGCGCACGCGTACGCGCGCTCCCAGGCCGACCATGGTGGTGTCGTTGTCGTCAACCAACTCGGCCGGCTGCGGATTGGAGTTGTTGACCCAGGCCGGCTGCACGTACAGCGCCGCGCGGTCACCAATCTCGCGTGAAATCACGGCGGCGATTCCCGGCGAGTAACTGTCGCGGAAGTTGTCGGTCCCTTCGGCGGTGGCGAGGACGCTGACGCCCACGGGAAAGTTCCTCTGCGATTTGAGTTCGTACTGACCGAAGAACTGGATCGTGCGATCGGAAGTGCGGTAGATGCCAATCTGTCCGCCTCGCACCAGGCCGTAGCGGACTTCCAGGCCGATCAGCGCGCCTGAGTCGAACCCGAAGAAATCATCGACCAGATCCGACAGGTCGCCCTGGCCGAGCGGACGGGCGAATCGATGCGTCATCCGGAATGCCATCTTGTGGCGCGGCAGCCGCAAGTTGGTCGCCAGCGTCGCGAGGCCGAAGTCGGGCTGCGCCTTGTTGGGATCCTGGTCCGGATCGTCTTCCTGGGCGCCGGCCGCCGGGGGTGTCCCCGGAGGCGTCTGGGCCAGGGCCGGCGCGGCGGCCACCATGGCAAATCCCAACCACAGCATGAACAGTCGAAGGATTCTCACAGCGTCTCCTAGTCGTTCTTCGCGCCGAGCTGAATCCAGCGGCGAATGATACTGATCTGTCCGGACGTCAGGTACGGTCCGTTGCTCCGGGGCATGCGCACGCCGGCGATGTCCGGCGCGCCCTCCAGTTTCTTGAGCAGGTAGCTGCCCTCCGGATCGCCCGGTACCACCAGTATCGCACCGGCCTTCGTGCGGCTGGCCTGTCCGACGAGCGATTGGTGGGCCTGCCCCTCGACGAGGTTGAGGCCTCCGCTCGGCGTGCGGCCAACGGAGGTGTGGCATTGCGTACAGGGCAGGCGGCCGCTGCCGTCGCTGGCGCTGAAGATCTCACGCTGGATGCTCGAGAGCGTGGGTTGCAGGTTCGGTGTCGGCCCGGCGACGTCCCGCAGGGGTTCGTCGCAGGCAATCGAAGGTGCGAGGCCGATGGTGAGGACGGCAAACAGCGCGATGTGCCGGTACGGAATCATGGATGGATGGCCTTCTCCTGGGTTTATTTTCGCGTCGTGACTACGAGCAGGCCCTGCATGTCGTCGTGGCCTTTGCCGCAGTATTCGGAACAGAGGATGGGGAACTCGCCAGGGGCCAAGGCGAAGAAGTCGATTGTCACGGCGGTGCCGCCGCGCGGGACGGTCTTTTCGACCTTGAACTTCTTGATCGCGACTCCGTGGACGCCGTCGGCCGAGGTTACGACCAGCCGGATGTGCTCGCCTTCGGTCACCTCGATGCGGGCCGGCTCGAACGCGAACTTCTTCGCCACCACTTCGATGATCCGTGGCGCAGAAGCCGCGGCGGGGTCCTGTTGGGCCGGTGGCATCACTGCCATACCCAACAGGAGCGCCGTCCCCGCCGCGGCAACTGAATCTGCAATAAATGTCGTGAGGGCGGTCACCTGACTTGACCTATAGCAAGGCTGATGCCGACTCGGCGGCGGGGCGCTTCATAGGGCCATGCTGGGTCTCAGCGGCCAAAACGTGGTCCGGGGCCGTCGTGCGGCGTAAGCGCTTACGGTCGACGTAAGGCGCTCAGCCTTCGAGGCGATGCTTCGCCAGGTAGTGGCTGAGGGCGCGCTGGCTGATGCCCATCAGCTCGGCGGCGTCCTTCTTGACCCCTCGCGCCTGCTCCAGGGCCCGCCGCATGGTTTCCCGTTCCGCCCACTCGAGATTCTGGTGGAGCTTGAGGGACGGGACCGCCGCCGTCGCCGGTGTCGCGGTGGCGCTCATCAGCCACACCGATTGGCTCGTCAGCCGGGTGCTGGTGGCGAGGACGACGGCGCGCTCGATGGTGTTCTCCAGTTCGCGCACGTTGCCCGGCCAGCCGTAGCCGGCGAGCTCCGCCATCGCCTTCTCGTCCACACCTTCGATCTTCTTCCCGGTCCGTTCGGCAAACCGCCGCACGAAGTGGTCAACGAGGAGGGGAATGTCCTCCGGCCGTTCCCGCAACGGGGGCATCTCGATCGGGATCACGTTCAGCCGATAGAACAAGTCCTCGAGGAACCGTCCCTCCGACACCAGCTGGCGGAGGTCGCGATTGGTGGCGGCGATCACGCGGACGTCCACCCGCTGCGTGCGCTCGGCGCCGAGCGGCTCGAACTCGCGGTCCTGCAGGACGCGCAACAGCTTGGCCTGGACCGACAGCGTGATGGTGCCGATCTCGTCGAGGAAGATGGTGCCGCCTTCGGCCAGCGCGAAGCGGCCCTTCTTGGTGAAGGTGGCGCCGGTGAAGGCGCCGCGAACGTGCCCGAACAGCTCCGACTCCAGCAGCGTCTCGGGGATGGCCGCGCAGTTGACCTTGATCATCGGCATGTTGCGCTGCGCGCTGCGGGCGTGAATGGCGCGCGCGACCAGCTCCTTGCCGGTGCCGGTCTCGCCGGTGACGAGCACGGTGCTCTTGGATTCGGCGACCATCTCGGCGCGGGTGATGACGTCGCGAATCGGCCGGCTGCGCCCGATGATCCCGTAGTGATCGAACTCCGCGTCGCGCTCGCTGAGCAGGTAGCGCAGGCCGGTGCGGGCGCGCTGATCCTCGAGGGCGCGGCGGGTCAGCACCAGCAGCTCGTCCACGTCGAAGGGCTTCTGCAGGTAGTCGCGGGCGCCCAGTTTCATGGCTTCGACCGCGCTTTCGATGCTGCCGTGCGCGGTCATCATCACGATGGCCGGGCGCTCGGCCTCCGGCGTGGACGCCGCCAGCTCGCGGATTACGTCGAGGCCGGTGCGGTCCGGCATCAGGAAGTCGATGATCAGCAGGTCGAACGCGCGCTCGCTCAGGCAGCGCGCGGCCTCGCGCGCATTCGACGCCGTGGTCACTTCGTAACCCTCGTCCCGCAGGGCGCGGCCGAGGGTCTTGAGGATCTTTGCTTCGTCGTCGGCGAGGAGGATGCTGCCGGCCATGTCTGTTGTATAGCCTACCGCGTCCGCGCGTCAGCCTTCACTTCGTGCCGGGGCGTCGCCGAGTTCGACCCGAAACTCGGTGCCCTCGCCGGCCCGGGTCGCGACGGTGATGGCGCCGCCGAGGCCGTCAACGATGTTCTTGGCGATGGCCAGGCCGAGGCCGGTGCCGGCGCGCCGTGTCGTGAAGTACGGGTCGAAGATGCGGGGCAGGTCCTCGTCGGCGATGCCCTTGCCGTTGTCACGGATGGTGATGGCGATGCGGCGGTCGCCGGTGGCGCGCGTGAGCAGCCCGACGGCGGCGCCCGGCGTGTCTTCCACGGCATGCTGGGCATTGGCCAGGAGGTTGATCAGCACGGTGCGGAGGCGTTCACCGTCGGTGACCAGTTCCGGCAAGCCGGCGCCGAGCTCGAGGGCGACCGGCTGGCCCTGGCCGGCGGCGACGGCGGCCGCCGCGTCGCGGCAGACCCGGTTGACGTCGGTGGGCGCCGGGTCGAAGCGGATCGGCCGCGCCACGTCGAGCACATCGTTGACCAGCCGGTTGAGGCGGTCGATCTCGCCGTCGATGTCGGTCGCCGCATCGCGCACGTCGGCGGCCGTGGCGCCGTCACGCGCGAGCGTGCGCAGCGCGCCCTTGATGATCATCAGCGGATTGCGGACCTCGTGGGCGATGACGGTGGAGAGCCGGCCGAGCGACGACAGCCGCTCGCGCTGACCGGCCTCGCGCTGGAACCGGACGATCGAGTCCGTCAGCAGGTTGAACGTCGTCGCCAGCATGTGCGCATCGTCGTCATCCCAGCCGCCCTGCCGCCGGGTGGGGATCTTGCGGGTGAGGTCGCCGGTCGCCGCGATCTGGCGCATGTGATCGGTGATGGTGGCGAGCGGTCGGGAAATGGTGCGCGCCACGCCGTAGCTGACGACAATGGCGAGCAGCGTGGCGCCCAGGGCGATGCCGGCGAGGGCGGCCTGGATGGCGCCGAGCGACCGCAGGCGCTCGCTGCGCGAGCGCAGCACGATGGCCGCGGGGTCCCGCGGCGCGCCGCCGGGGCCCAGCGGCTGCGTGAGCGCCACGTACTCCTCGGTGCCGATCACGATGCGCCCGGGGTGCGACCCCGCCAGCAGGGCCGCCAGGGCCTCGCGCGATGCCGGCCCCAGGGTCGAGGCGCGGACCGCGCCGCCCATGGCGAACGCGATGTCGGCGCCGGTCAGCGCCTTGAACTGGGCCGCGCGCCGGTCGTCGAGCAGGTAGCCGATGCTCAGCACCCCGAGCACCTCCGGGCGTTCGAGGCCGAGCGTGACCGGCACGCTGACCACTTCCAGGACGCCACTCGGATGTTGCCAGAACGCCGGCGTCACCTTGCCTTCGAGGGCCAGCTTGAGATCGGCCGCCGACGCCGAGGCGGGCTGCGTGGCCGGTTCGCCGGCCAGGCCGAGCAGCTCGCCGTGGGGACCGCTGACCATCAACAGGTCGGCGCCGGCCTGCAGCCGGTAGTCGGCGGCGATCGGTTGCAGCGTCGGCCGGTCGCCAATTTCGACCACGGCCTTGAACTTGGGAAGGTCGGCGATCAGCCGCGCGGTGCGGCTGACATTCTCGAACTGCGTGCGCCGTTGCTCGTCCACCAGCGTCGCCGCCTCGGTGAGGTCGCGCTGCAGCTCGGCTTCCGTCTGGCTGGTCATGCGCGCGCTGACGAAATAGACCGCGGCGCCGATCGACAGCATGGCCAGCAGCGCGCTGGCCAGGAAGATGCGATTGGTGATCGAGCCCAGCACGCGCATCACGGCACCACCAGATCGGCCTCGGCCCATCCGGAGGCCGGCACCACGACCGAGCGCGTGAGGCGCGGCTCGCCCTCGTACCACCCGACCACCGAGTAGGTGCCGGCGGGTACCGCGGGCAGGACGTAGCGGCCGTCATCTTCGGTCACGTCGAAGAAGGGGTGATTGAAGACCAGCACGAACGCGTTCATGTGCGAGTGGATGTCGCAGAAGACGCGGACCACGCCGGGGCGGTCCATGCGGACCGCCTTGGACTTGCCCGCGGCGTAGCGGCCCAGGTCGAAGCGCCGCGCCCGCGACAACGAAAAGACGTTGTGGTACGTGCGATCGTTGTTGGGAAAGTCCACGAGGGTGCCGACCATCACGGCCAGGACGTGGGGCACGAAGCGCTCGTTGCGCTGGTCCATCACCGCCCGGCCCGGCTCGCGCTCGTCAAACGCCGCGCGCGGCGCCGACTCCAGGTAGACGACTCCGCGGCGCAGGTCGGCGACATCACGCGGCCCCGGCGCGCCCGGAGAGGCGACGTCGGGCCGCCGCTCGGCGGGCCGTGCCAGGCGCCGGATGTCGAGGCGGCCGCGGATGCCGGTGCCGGCGGGCGAGGCTTGCGCCGGCATAGGACTCGGGGCTGCGCCCCTCGTTGGGCTCGCGCCCACGGCGCTCGTGGGGTGGGTGGGGAAAAGGAGGAGCACCCCCAGGAGCGCTGAAGGCGCGACCCCCAGGAGGCCGCGAAAGCGGCCGACCCCTACGAGGGCCGCAGGCCCGAGCCCCACGCGCGGCCGAAGGTCGCGCGCCCTCAGAACCAATAGAGCACCTGCGCGGCGACCAGGTCATCGTGGCGGACGCGGCCGCCGTCCCGGCGGTTTCGCTGCCACGCGCCCTTGAGCATGATGTTGCGCGTCACCGAGTAGCCGGCGCCGGCCTCGAGGCGCCAGGTGTCGGCATCCCAGGTATTGCGAAGGCGCGACCCGAG contains:
- a CDS encoding ATP-binding protein translates to MRVLGSITNRIFLASALLAMLSIGAAVYFVSARMTSQTEAELQRDLTEAATLVDEQRRTQFENVSRTARLIADLPKFKAVVEIGDRPTLQPIAADYRLQAGADLLMVSGPHGELLGLAGEPATQPASASAADLKLALEGKVTPAFWQHPSGVLEVVSVPVTLGLERPEVLGVLSIGYLLDDRRAAQFKALTGADIAFAMGGAVRASTLGPASREALAALLAGSHPGRIVIGTEEYVALTQPLGPGGAPRDPAAIVLRSRSERLRSLGAIQAALAGIALGATLLAIVVSYGVARTISRPLATITDHMRQIAATGDLTRKIPTRRQGGWDDDDAHMLATTFNLLTDSIVRFQREAGQRERLSSLGRLSTVIAHEVRNPLMIIKGALRTLARDGATAADVRDAATDIDGEIDRLNRLVNDVLDVARPIRFDPAPTDVNRVCRDAAAAVAAGQGQPVALELGAGLPELVTDGERLRTVLINLLANAQHAVEDTPGAAVGLLTRATGDRRIAITIRDNGKGIADEDLPRIFDPYFTTRRAGTGLGLAIAKNIVDGLGGAITVATRAGEGTEFRVELGDAPARSEG
- a CDS encoding carboxypeptidase regulatory-like domain-containing protein, whose amino-acid sequence is MPAQASPAGTGIRGRLDIRRLARPAERRPDVASPGAPGPRDVADLRRGVVYLESAPRAAFDEREPGRAVMDQRNERFVPHVLAVMVGTLVDFPNNDRTYHNVFSLSRARRFDLGRYAAGKSKAVRMDRPGVVRVFCDIHSHMNAFVLVFNHPFFDVTEDDGRYVLPAVPAGTYSVVGWYEGEPRLTRSVVVPASGWAEADLVVP
- a CDS encoding sigma-54 dependent transcriptional regulator; amino-acid sequence: MAGSILLADDEAKILKTLGRALRDEGYEVTTASNAREAARCLSERAFDLLIIDFLMPDRTGLDVIRELAASTPEAERPAIVMMTAHGSIESAVEAMKLGARDYLQKPFDVDELLVLTRRALEDQRARTGLRYLLSERDAEFDHYGIIGRSRPIRDVITRAEMVAESKSTVLVTGETGTGKELVARAIHARSAQRNMPMIKVNCAAIPETLLESELFGHVRGAFTGATFTKKGRFALAEGGTIFLDEIGTITLSVQAKLLRVLQDREFEPLGAERTQRVDVRVIAATNRDLRQLVSEGRFLEDLFYRLNVIPIEMPPLRERPEDIPLLVDHFVRRFAERTGKKIEGVDEKAMAELAGYGWPGNVRELENTIERAVVLATSTRLTSQSVWLMSATATPATAAVPSLKLHQNLEWAERETMRRALEQARGVKKDAAELMGISQRALSHYLAKHRLEG